CATGAGGTTTGATTTTGCTGGCTATCTCCCGAAATCTTTTGCTTCGATGCATTTTTATTCCTTCAAAGTTTATATGATATCTATTCCCATAGAACGTGCTGTTCCTTCTACAAGCCTACAAGCCGCTTCATCGGTTCGAGCACGCATATCAGAACGCTTGTTTTTGGCGATTTTCATCACCTGCTCCTTATTGAGCTTTCCCACCTTGTCACGGTTTGGTACTTTAGAGCCTTTTTCTATCCCTGCTTCTTTAAGAATCATTCTTGCAACAGGAGGTTGTTTTGTAATAAACGTAAATGTTTTGTCGTGATAAACAAAAATTTCAACAGGTAAAATGTCACCAGCTTTATCTTGTGTCTTTGCATTAAATTCTTTGCAAAAAGCCATAATATTGACTCCAGCACCTCCGAGAGCAGGTCCTATAGGAGGAGCAGGATTAGCTTTACCAGCTGAAATCTGCAATTTAATCTTTTTTATGAGTTTCTTTGCCATTATTCTTAATTCCTTGAATACTAGTTTACTTCAGATTCAGTAGGCAGTTGTTCTACTTGCCAAAATTCTAAATCATCAACACGAGTGTCTCTTCCAAAAATGGAAACCATAACGCTTAAACGCCCTTTCTCATGGAAGACCTCTATTACTTTTCCGGTAAAATTAATAAACACACCGTCTGTAATTTTTACCTTATCCCCAATAGTAATATTGTGTTTCTGAACGACCCCTTTTTTCTTTTCTTCGAGATCTTTTAAAATATCATTAACTTCTTCCTGCGATAATGGATTAGGCTTGTCTCCGCCTAAGAAACCTAAAAAGCCATTTGTTTTACTTACATACTGCCAAGAATCATCCGTTAGAACCATCTTTACAAGTATATAGCCAGGCCATAATTTCTTTTCGCTAATCTTTTGCTGACCGCCCTTAACCTCGGCCACGTTTTCAGTTGGAACGAGAACCTCTTCAAGAATCTCATCCATTCCG
The Candidatus Rhabdochlamydia sp. T3358 DNA segment above includes these coding regions:
- the rplK gene encoding 50S ribosomal protein L11; the encoded protein is MMAKKLIKKIKLQISAGKANPAPPIGPALGGAGVNIMAFCKEFNAKTQDKAGDILPVEIFVYHDKTFTFITKQPPVARMILKEAGIEKGSKVPNRDKVGKLNKEQVMKIAKNKRSDMRARTDEAACRLVEGTARSMGIDII
- the nusG gene encoding transcription termination/antitermination protein NusG, encoding MHKWYVIQVVSGQEKKIKKSLEEKRSSSGMDEILEEVLVPTENVAEVKGGQQKISEKKLWPGYILVKMVLTDDSWQYVSKTNGFLGFLGGDKPNPLSQEEVNDILKDLEEKKKGVVQKHNITIGDKVKITDGVFINFTGKVIEVFHEKGRLSVMVSIFGRDTRVDDLEFWQVEQLPTESEVN